The Vibrio echinoideorum genome includes a region encoding these proteins:
- a CDS encoding NfeD family protein gives MFELLEQVNHWHWLAFGLALLALELVGTAGYFLWIGISAMLVGALLGALPIGWQMQWLSFASFSLITTWLWWRRQLSNDKQSDANRDLNQREKQLVGQTVRLTEDIQRGNCRIKVSDSSWSARASQDIQSGTEIKIVALDGIILIIEPL, from the coding sequence ATGTTCGAGTTACTAGAGCAAGTAAACCATTGGCATTGGTTAGCATTTGGTCTAGCGCTGCTAGCCCTAGAGCTGGTTGGCACCGCTGGTTACTTTTTGTGGATAGGCATATCTGCCATGTTGGTCGGAGCGCTATTAGGCGCGCTACCAATCGGCTGGCAGATGCAATGGTTGTCCTTTGCGAGTTTCTCGCTTATCACCACTTGGTTGTGGTGGAGAAGACAGTTATCTAACGACAAGCAATCAGATGCTAACAGAGACCTGAATCAAAGAGAAAAGCAGCTAGTTGGGCAAACGGTTCGTTTAACAGAAGATATTCAACGTGGGAATTGCCGTATTAAAGTTAGCGACTCATCTTGGTCAGCAAGAGCGAGTCAAGATATCCAATCTGGTACCGAAATTAAGATTGTTGCTTTAGACGGAATAATTCTAATAATAGAGCCTTTATAA
- the istB gene encoding IS21-like element ISVch3 family helper ATPase IstB has translation MNALNDQLKTLRLSHVAKALEQQQEQLTTYAELDFEERLSLLLESEILNRNQSKIQRLKRQAKLRVDAQPSQLIYKEGRNLNRKQMSELLTGSYLYKHQNILVTGPTGAGKTYLACALATSACDQQQTVKYYRLTRLLDDLTAGRLDGSYQKQLQSLAKKTLLILDDWGMEKLTQEHAGHLLEVLEERYQNSSTIVISQLPVREWYNMIGNATVADALMDRLVHNSHRIELGGESMRKLAQSDHLE, from the coding sequence ATGAATGCACTGAACGACCAACTCAAAACCCTACGCTTGAGCCATGTAGCGAAAGCATTAGAGCAGCAGCAAGAGCAACTGACCACCTACGCAGAACTGGACTTCGAGGAAAGGCTAAGCCTACTTCTGGAAAGCGAGATCTTGAATCGCAATCAGAGCAAAATCCAACGCTTAAAACGACAAGCCAAGCTGAGAGTAGATGCGCAGCCGAGCCAACTCATCTATAAGGAGGGACGAAACCTCAATCGTAAACAGATGAGCGAACTTCTGACGGGCAGTTATCTATACAAACACCAGAACATCTTGGTTACAGGCCCAACAGGCGCAGGCAAAACGTATCTTGCCTGCGCACTGGCAACCAGCGCCTGTGACCAACAACAAACGGTTAAGTACTACCGATTAACTCGCTTGCTTGACGACCTGACCGCTGGTCGTCTGGATGGTAGCTATCAAAAGCAACTCCAATCGCTGGCTAAGAAAACCTTACTGATCCTCGACGACTGGGGGATGGAAAAACTCACTCAAGAGCATGCGGGTCACTTATTAGAAGTGCTGGAAGAGCGTTATCAAAACAGCAGCACAATCGTCATCAGCCAGTTACCTGTAAGGGAGTGGTACAACATGATCGGCAACGCCACCGTCGCGGACGCGCTAATGGATCGGTTAGTACACAATAGTCATAGAATAGAACTGGGAGGTGAGTCAATGAGAAAACTGGCGCAATCCGATCACTTAGAGTAA
- the istA gene encoding IS21 family transposase, with protein MAKKRTPMNKIKEVLRLKYDCGLSNRGIASCLKLGPSTVSELLTRFKQSQLGWPLPDSCSDADLTQTLYHGKKVSRDKVMPDFTQYAVELRRKGMTKMLLWQEYHEQYQEQAYAYTQFCEHFTRWFKTQKRSMRQLHVAGDKLFIDYCGPRLQVVNPDTGEVREAEVFVATLGASNYTYVEAFPSQGKPYWLEAHANAFEHFGGVPQLLVPDNLRSAVTKANRYEPRLNDSYQKLANHYQTAVMPARPYKPKDKAKAENAVLLVERWIMMRLRHQAFHTFKELNLAIRELMNELNQREMKQYGASRQALFDKLDKPALKPLPRQRYLYTETKRAKVGPDYHIEYRRHYYSVPHQLVGHHVELEASNRLVQIYHQGNLVAQHPRSQRERGNSTQPEHMPSNHQHQKWSPGRLLSWGANIGPATREVVNKMLNSKPHPEQSYRSCLGLLSLSKTYGESRLEQACKDALMLTKSNYTFISNLLKNNREGQLSKDNTSTPNLVHSNVRGPNSYH; from the coding sequence ATGGCCAAAAAGAGAACTCCAATGAACAAAATCAAAGAGGTATTACGCCTTAAATACGACTGCGGTCTCTCAAATCGTGGTATCGCTTCTTGCCTTAAACTCGGCCCGTCCACCGTATCAGAACTCCTTACTCGCTTTAAACAAAGCCAACTTGGTTGGCCTCTACCCGACAGTTGCAGCGATGCAGATCTCACACAGACGCTGTATCACGGCAAGAAAGTCAGTCGAGATAAAGTTATGCCAGACTTCACTCAATACGCAGTCGAACTCAGGCGTAAAGGTATGACAAAGATGCTGCTCTGGCAGGAGTATCATGAGCAATATCAAGAGCAAGCTTACGCTTACACTCAGTTCTGCGAGCACTTCACTCGTTGGTTCAAAACCCAAAAACGCAGCATGCGCCAGCTTCATGTTGCAGGTGATAAACTGTTTATCGATTACTGTGGGCCTCGGCTTCAGGTGGTCAACCCTGACACAGGCGAAGTGCGCGAAGCGGAGGTGTTCGTCGCGACTTTAGGCGCGTCCAATTACACTTATGTTGAAGCCTTCCCCAGCCAAGGGAAGCCCTACTGGTTAGAGGCGCATGCGAATGCGTTCGAACACTTCGGTGGCGTACCACAACTCTTAGTTCCCGATAACCTACGCAGCGCAGTCACCAAAGCCAATCGTTATGAGCCGAGACTGAACGACAGCTATCAAAAGCTGGCTAATCACTATCAAACAGCCGTGATGCCTGCTCGCCCCTACAAACCGAAAGACAAAGCCAAGGCAGAGAATGCCGTGCTCCTAGTAGAACGCTGGATCATGATGCGGTTGCGACACCAAGCCTTCCACACTTTTAAAGAGTTGAATCTCGCCATCCGTGAACTCATGAATGAGTTAAATCAGCGTGAGATGAAACAGTATGGCGCCAGCCGCCAAGCGCTGTTCGATAAACTCGACAAACCTGCATTAAAGCCACTGCCTAGGCAGCGTTACCTGTATACCGAAACTAAACGAGCCAAAGTTGGCCCTGACTATCACATCGAATATCGCCGTCATTACTACTCGGTTCCCCATCAACTTGTTGGTCACCATGTCGAGTTGGAAGCCTCTAATCGCCTGGTGCAGATCTACCATCAAGGTAACTTGGTGGCCCAGCATCCACGTAGCCAAAGAGAGCGAGGAAACAGCACCCAACCAGAGCACATGCCAAGCAACCATCAACATCAGAAGTGGTCGCCAGGGCGCTTGCTTAGCTGGGGAGCCAATATCGGCCCAGCCACACGAGAAGTCGTCAATAAGATGCTGAACTCCAAGCCTCATCCAGAGCAGTCTTATCGTTCCTGCCTTGGCTTGCTCAGCCTCAGTAAAACCTATGGCGAATCGCGCCTAGAGCAAGCCTGTAAAGATGCGCTGATGCTGACAAAATCCAATTACACCTTCATCAGCAATTTGTTGAAAAACAATCGTGAAGGACAACTGAGTAAAGACAACACGAGTACGCCAAATCTTGTTCATAGCAATGTTCGTGGCCCGAACAGTTATCACTAG
- a CDS encoding co-chaperone YbbN has translation MQSPHIVELNEQNFRQVLEGSMQTPVLIHFWAPMSQESAQVIPELQTLTQQYNGAFTLALLNCEQEQAIASQFGVQALPTIALFVNGQPVDGLGGPQSLEAIVEMLSKHLPSQDELALRQALEQMQAGEHTQALAAMQQLPATLTSKGEIKLAIAECLLETQQFDLAETQLATIPLEYQDNYYKGLVAKLELHKQAADSPEIQALETALQQDPNDAKTASELALQYHQVNRNEEAMELLWSFLAKDLNACDGDMKKEFMDILSALGQGNPVASKYRRQLYSLLY, from the coding sequence ATGCAATCTCCGCATATTGTTGAACTTAATGAGCAGAACTTTCGTCAAGTATTAGAAGGTTCGATGCAGACACCTGTACTCATCCATTTTTGGGCACCAATGAGCCAAGAGAGCGCCCAAGTCATTCCTGAACTACAAACACTAACTCAGCAATACAATGGCGCTTTCACCCTAGCCCTGTTGAATTGCGAGCAAGAGCAAGCCATTGCTAGCCAATTTGGGGTTCAAGCACTGCCGACTATTGCACTTTTTGTTAACGGTCAGCCTGTCGATGGGCTTGGTGGCCCTCAGAGCTTAGAAGCGATTGTTGAAATGCTAAGCAAGCACCTTCCTAGCCAAGATGAACTTGCATTACGTCAAGCTCTGGAGCAAATGCAAGCAGGTGAGCACACGCAAGCACTGGCAGCAATGCAACAACTTCCAGCTACGCTAACAAGCAAAGGCGAAATAAAACTGGCGATCGCAGAGTGTTTGTTAGAAACGCAACAGTTTGATCTTGCTGAAACTCAGCTAGCCACCATTCCTCTAGAGTACCAAGACAACTACTACAAAGGCTTAGTCGCGAAACTGGAGCTTCACAAGCAAGCAGCAGACAGCCCTGAAATACAGGCATTAGAAACCGCTCTGCAGCAAGACCCAAATGACGCTAAGACTGCCTCTGAGTTAGCATTGCAATATCACCAAGTGAACCGCAACGAAGAAGCGATGGAGCTATTGTGGTCTTTCCTAGCAAAAGATCTAAATGCTTGCGATGGCGACATGAAAAAAGAGTTCATGGACATCTTAAGTGCGCTTGGGCAAGGAAACCCTGTTGCCAGTAAGTACCGTCGACAACTGTACTCTCTGCTTTACTAA
- a CDS encoding SDR family oxidoreductase, with protein sequence MNKSILITGCSTGIGYTCAHALQKRGFNVIASCRHPRDVKRLQDEGLTCIQLDLSNQESIEQGAKRAIELAPNGLYGLFNNGAYGQAGALEDLPTQGLREQFETNFFGWHHLVCQILPHMRERGEGRIVQNSSVLGFAAMKYRGAYNASKFALEGWTDTLRLELHGSGIHISLLQPGPIETQFRTNALKAFNKWISISGSAHQEAYQQQKDRLEKESSNNAFVLPPESCIEPVFHALTAGKPRLRYRVTTPTKVFAVLKRILPSRLLDPILRKAA encoded by the coding sequence GTGAACAAGTCGATTCTTATCACTGGCTGCTCAACGGGTATAGGCTATACATGTGCTCATGCACTGCAAAAACGTGGTTTTAATGTCATTGCATCCTGTCGCCACCCACGAGATGTAAAACGCCTTCAAGACGAAGGACTCACTTGTATTCAGTTAGACCTTTCCAATCAAGAAAGCATCGAGCAAGGGGCGAAGCGAGCGATAGAGCTCGCGCCTAACGGGTTGTATGGTTTATTCAATAATGGGGCTTATGGTCAAGCTGGCGCGCTAGAGGATTTGCCAACCCAAGGGCTCAGAGAGCAATTTGAAACCAATTTCTTTGGTTGGCATCACTTAGTTTGCCAAATCCTTCCGCACATGCGTGAACGCGGTGAAGGACGCATTGTACAAAACAGCTCAGTATTAGGTTTTGCCGCCATGAAATATCGTGGCGCATATAATGCGTCGAAGTTCGCTCTCGAAGGGTGGACAGACACATTACGCTTAGAGCTTCACGGTAGTGGTATACACATATCATTATTACAGCCGGGGCCAATTGAGACTCAATTCAGAACCAATGCCCTCAAAGCATTCAATAAATGGATATCCATTTCAGGCAGTGCTCATCAAGAAGCTTACCAACAACAAAAAGACCGTCTCGAAAAAGAATCATCGAACAACGCTTTTGTTTTGCCACCTGAAAGCTGTATTGAGCCGGTTTTCCATGCTCTCACTGCTGGTAAACCTAGGTTGAGATACCGTGTGACTACCCCGACCAAGGTATTTGCTGTATTGAAAAGAATTCTACCTAGTCGTTTGCTAGACCCTATTTTACGAAAAGCTGCATAA
- a CDS encoding TIGR01777 family oxidoreductase, whose product MKILLTGGTGFIGSELIKSWNTDDVTLLTRSPEKAKQSLNHLNQNNLHYIQSLDDLDDLNNFDAVVNLAGEPIADKRWSAEQKERICLSRWNITEKIVELIHTSTNPPQTFISGSAVGYYGDQQQRPFDESLQVEDESFPHKVCAHWEDIAKRAQSDNTRVILLRTGIVLGENGGALKKMLMPYKLGVGGPLGSGKQYMPWIHMLDMVRAINHLLSIPHAQGEFNLCAPHPVTNKQFSSTLAKQLRRPHILFTPKWAMSLLMGESSCLLFDSIRSKPKKLTEMGFIFSYSRIEPALKNLLQHQD is encoded by the coding sequence ATGAAGATATTGTTAACTGGTGGTACTGGATTTATTGGCTCTGAATTGATCAAGAGTTGGAACACTGACGACGTGACATTACTGACGCGGAGCCCAGAAAAAGCAAAGCAAAGCCTGAACCATCTCAACCAAAACAATCTTCACTACATACAGTCTCTTGATGATCTCGACGACCTCAATAATTTCGACGCAGTGGTCAACCTCGCGGGAGAACCCATTGCCGACAAACGTTGGAGTGCAGAACAAAAAGAGAGGATTTGTCTTAGCCGCTGGAATATCACAGAAAAAATCGTCGAGCTAATCCACACCAGTACAAATCCACCACAGACTTTTATCAGTGGCTCAGCCGTCGGTTACTATGGTGATCAACAACAAAGACCGTTTGATGAATCATTACAAGTAGAGGATGAAAGCTTTCCTCACAAAGTCTGTGCTCATTGGGAAGACATCGCTAAACGAGCTCAATCAGATAACACTCGCGTTATATTGCTCCGGACAGGTATTGTTCTTGGCGAAAATGGTGGAGCGCTAAAGAAGATGCTGATGCCATACAAACTTGGTGTAGGTGGACCACTAGGCTCAGGAAAGCAATACATGCCATGGATTCATATGCTTGATATGGTTAGGGCCATCAACCACTTATTATCGATCCCTCACGCTCAGGGGGAATTTAATCTATGCGCCCCTCATCCCGTCACCAACAAACAATTTAGTAGCACATTAGCCAAACAGTTACGACGTCCGCATATTCTCTTCACACCCAAATGGGCGATGTCGCTGCTCATGGGCGAATCTTCTTGTCTACTATTCGATAGCATTCGTTCTAAGCCAAAGAAATTGACCGAGATGGGTTTTATATTCAGTTACTCAAGAATCGAACCTGCTCTGAAAAACTTGTTACAACATCAAGACTAA
- a CDS encoding DUF1538 domain-containing protein, protein MTAVLALFRAMLGSLRDLLPIVAVIAFFQLAVLQEPLPHLFSILFGLMLVVLGLTFFIFGLEMGLFPIGESMAQAFARKGSVFWLLTFAFCLGFGTTIAEPALTAVAAEAAEVAAEGGVIPNSLDEMEQYADGLRLTVALSVGIAILLGVLRILKGWPIQYMIIGGYIGVVVLTAFAPENIIGIAYDSGGVTTSTITVPLVTALGVGLASAIKGRNPMIDGFGLIAFASLLPMMFVMVYGMVVT, encoded by the coding sequence ATGACAGCAGTGCTTGCTTTGTTTCGAGCTATGTTAGGTAGCCTGAGAGACTTATTACCGATTGTCGCGGTGATTGCTTTCTTCCAACTCGCGGTTCTCCAAGAGCCGCTTCCTCATCTATTTTCTATTTTGTTTGGCCTGATGCTGGTGGTTTTAGGCCTCACTTTTTTCATCTTCGGACTCGAAATGGGACTTTTCCCGATTGGAGAGTCGATGGCTCAAGCATTTGCTCGCAAGGGGAGTGTGTTCTGGTTACTGACCTTTGCTTTTTGTTTAGGCTTTGGTACCACCATCGCAGAACCCGCATTAACTGCGGTTGCTGCCGAGGCCGCTGAAGTGGCGGCAGAAGGCGGCGTTATCCCCAACTCTTTAGATGAGATGGAACAATACGCTGATGGTCTCAGGCTTACTGTGGCGCTTTCTGTTGGTATCGCGATTTTACTTGGCGTGTTACGAATCCTGAAAGGCTGGCCAATTCAATACATGATTATCGGTGGTTATATTGGTGTTGTGGTGCTGACAGCATTTGCTCCTGAAAATATCATCGGTATCGCATATGACTCTGGAGGCGTGACGACTTCAACCATCACCGTTCCTCTCGTTACTGCTTTAGGGGTTGGTTTGGCTTCTGCGATTAAGGGACGTAATCCTATGATTGATGGATTTGGCTTGATCGCGTTTGCCTCACTATTGCCGATGATGTTTGTGATGGTTTATGGAATGGTGGTGACATGA
- a CDS encoding DUF1538 domain-containing protein has translation MISFQQFIDTFLGTVTDVIPIGVIIFGFQLAVLRKPVTNLAKVLLGFFYVILGLSLFLMGLELALFPLGETMAMQLTEPSFLSEFKISSGHELVWFDYYWVYLFAFFIGFSTTIAEPSLIAVAIKANQVSGGSIRINGLRIAVALGVAIGISLGSYRIVAGDPIHYYIIFGYVIVVIQTFYAPKLIIPLAYDSGGVTTSTVTVPLVTALGLGLASTVPGRNPVIDGFGLIAFASLFPIISVMGYAQITHWLNRLHTSKESKDAL, from the coding sequence ATGATCAGCTTCCAGCAATTTATAGATACTTTTCTTGGTACCGTGACTGATGTTATTCCTATTGGTGTCATTATCTTTGGTTTTCAGTTAGCGGTGTTACGTAAGCCTGTCACTAATTTAGCCAAAGTACTACTTGGCTTTTTCTACGTGATCTTAGGTCTCTCTCTATTTTTGATGGGGCTTGAATTGGCATTGTTTCCTTTAGGGGAGACGATGGCGATGCAATTAACCGAGCCAAGTTTTTTGTCGGAATTTAAGATCAGCTCAGGACATGAATTGGTGTGGTTTGACTATTACTGGGTCTATCTGTTTGCATTCTTTATTGGTTTTAGTACTACGATAGCCGAACCTTCTTTGATTGCTGTCGCAATTAAGGCGAACCAAGTTTCTGGTGGCAGCATTAGGATCAACGGTTTAAGAATTGCTGTCGCACTCGGTGTCGCGATTGGTATCTCCCTTGGGAGTTATCGCATCGTTGCAGGTGACCCTATCCACTACTACATCATTTTTGGTTATGTCATCGTCGTGATTCAAACCTTCTACGCGCCCAAACTAATTATTCCGTTAGCTTACGATTCGGGTGGCGTAACCACATCAACGGTGACGGTGCCCTTGGTGACGGCTCTTGGGTTAGGGCTTGCTTCAACCGTACCTGGACGTAATCCCGTGATCGATGGTTTTGGCTTGATTGCGTTTGCCAGCTTATTTCCAATCATCTCTGTAATGGGCTATGCCCAAATAACACATTGGTTAAATCGTTTACACACCTCTAAGGAGAGTAAAGATGCGCTTTAA
- a CDS encoding P-II family nitrogen regulator, translating into MRFKLILAFVEESKTDIVLDAARDAGATGATVINNARGQGLNQKRTFFGLTLEVQKDVLLFVVEEHLARHILERISEVGEFDQESGQGIAVQIDVEDAVGVAHQVETLTKIVEDEL; encoded by the coding sequence ATGCGCTTTAAACTTATCTTAGCGTTTGTCGAAGAGAGCAAGACAGACATCGTGCTTGACGCCGCGCGTGATGCTGGCGCAACCGGAGCGACGGTGATTAATAATGCCAGAGGACAGGGCTTAAACCAGAAACGCACTTTCTTTGGCTTGACGCTAGAGGTTCAAAAAGACGTGTTGTTGTTTGTTGTCGAAGAGCATTTAGCTAGACATATTCTCGAAAGGATCAGTGAGGTGGGGGAGTTTGACCAAGAATCGGGGCAAGGTATTGCGGTACAGATAGATGTAGAAGATGCCGTAGGGGTTGCGCACCAAGTAGAGACGTTGACTAAAATTGTAGAGGATGAGCTATGA
- a CDS encoding CBS domain-containing protein, whose product MSSSERIRVSDVMANTYVIIDGLTTVLEAIEMARKHKVKAIIVDKRHEDDEYGIVLMNDIAKKVLAKNRSPKRTNVYEIMTKPALSVSADMNVKYCARLFERFGISRAPVVSNNQIVGMVSYNNIVINGMARDDV is encoded by the coding sequence ATGAGTAGCAGTGAAAGAATCCGAGTGAGTGATGTAATGGCCAATACCTATGTCATTATCGATGGGTTGACCACCGTGTTAGAAGCGATTGAGATGGCAAGAAAACACAAGGTAAAAGCCATTATCGTAGATAAACGTCATGAGGATGATGAGTACGGCATTGTATTGATGAATGACATTGCTAAGAAAGTGCTTGCTAAGAACCGTTCTCCAAAGCGAACCAATGTTTATGAAATCATGACAAAACCAGCCTTAAGTGTGTCGGCAGATATGAACGTTAAGTATTGCGCTCGACTGTTTGAGCGGTTTGGTATCAGTCGTGCTCCGGTGGTCAGTAATAATCAAATCGTCGGTATGGTTAGTTACAATAATATCGTGATCAACGGCATGGCGAGAGATGACGTGTAG
- the yfcE gene encoding phosphodiesterase: MKLFFASDLHGSLPATEKVLELYQASGAQYLVLLGDILNHGPRNPIPEGYNPPAVAEKLNELSQEIIAVRGNCDSEVDQMLLFFPMMMDYSWVLLESGARIFLTHGHLYNTTKRPVLKAGDVIAHGHTHIPVAEYQDGVFIFNPSSVTFPRNGHAASYGLYENNTFKVISLEGELLVSGKL; encoded by the coding sequence GTGAAATTATTTTTTGCTTCCGATCTACACGGATCGCTGCCAGCAACAGAAAAGGTATTAGAACTCTATCAAGCGTCCGGTGCGCAATATTTAGTTCTACTGGGTGATATTCTGAATCACGGTCCGAGAAACCCGATTCCTGAAGGATATAATCCGCCAGCGGTCGCAGAGAAGTTAAATGAGCTCTCTCAAGAGATCATCGCGGTTCGCGGTAATTGCGATAGCGAAGTGGATCAGATGCTGCTGTTTTTCCCGATGATGATGGATTATTCGTGGGTACTGTTAGAGTCAGGTGCGCGTATTTTCTTAACTCATGGTCACCTTTATAACACGACTAAGCGACCTGTATTAAAAGCGGGTGATGTTATTGCGCATGGGCATACTCATATCCCTGTTGCCGAATACCAAGATGGTGTGTTTATTTTCAATCCAAGCTCAGTTACATTTCCAAGAAATGGCCATGCCGCTAGCTATGGCCTCTATGAAAATAACACATTCAAAGTAATTAGCTTGGAAGGTGAGTTGCTTGTGAGTGGCAAGTTATAA
- a CDS encoding SelT/SelW/SelH family protein, translating into MSKESEQTASSFTKASISIHYCRQCNWMLRSSWLCQELLHTFSEEIEQVSLHPDTGGRFEIFCNGVQIWERKADGGFPEAKVLKQRVRNIIAPDRDLGHVDSK; encoded by the coding sequence ATGAGCAAAGAATCAGAGCAAACCGCTTCATCATTCACTAAAGCGTCTATATCCATACACTATTGCCGTCAATGCAATTGGATGCTTCGTTCTAGCTGGTTATGCCAAGAGTTACTGCATACTTTCAGTGAAGAAATAGAGCAAGTAAGTTTGCACCCCGATACGGGTGGGCGATTTGAAATCTTTTGTAATGGTGTGCAAATTTGGGAAAGAAAAGCCGATGGAGGCTTTCCTGAGGCGAAAGTTCTGAAGCAAAGAGTTCGAAACATCATTGCTCCAGATAGAGATCTTGGCCACGTAGACTCAAAGTAA